From Candidatus Rubrimentiphilum sp., one genomic window encodes:
- a CDS encoding ABC transporter permease — MRVVLRLLAGPAGALLLAFVLAALAMLIAGVNPVDGFYWLLRGSLGGRRPIAETLVQTTALLFPALGVSLAFRAGLFNIGAEGQLLMGGLLAGAVGAHFAGPQWMTVFVLLLLGMVGGGIWGGIAGWLRARFNASEIISTLMLNFVALSLTGYLVAGPLKSPLASGAETAPLLPNNWLPAFPTIFGISFGDTRLTISILIAIATALVIRFVFTRTVFGYELRAAGEAPEAARRSGINMPRMTLIALTLSGAVAGLGGAAIVTGVLHRFNTSLSPGYGYTAIAVALVGDLNPLWVCVAAFGFGILEAGGLMMQANAGVPKDAIRVIEGLIILVLAARRYFASRATAPI; from the coding sequence GTGAGAGTCGTCCTGCGTTTGCTGGCCGGACCGGCCGGAGCGCTGCTGCTTGCGTTTGTTTTGGCCGCGCTGGCCATGTTGATCGCCGGCGTCAATCCGGTCGACGGATTCTACTGGCTGTTGCGCGGATCGCTCGGCGGCCGCCGCCCAATCGCCGAGACGCTGGTGCAAACTACTGCGCTGCTCTTTCCCGCGCTCGGAGTCTCGCTCGCATTCCGCGCGGGCCTGTTCAACATCGGTGCCGAGGGCCAACTGCTGATGGGCGGCTTGCTGGCCGGTGCGGTCGGCGCGCATTTCGCCGGACCGCAGTGGATGACGGTCTTCGTGCTGTTGCTGCTCGGCATGGTGGGCGGCGGAATCTGGGGCGGCATCGCGGGCTGGTTACGCGCGCGCTTTAACGCCAGCGAGATCATCTCGACACTGATGCTGAACTTCGTCGCGCTCTCGCTTACGGGATATCTAGTTGCGGGACCGCTGAAGAGCCCGCTCGCATCCGGCGCCGAGACCGCGCCGTTGCTTCCAAACAACTGGCTTCCCGCTTTTCCGACGATCTTCGGGATCAGCTTCGGCGACACGCGGTTGACGATTTCGATCTTGATCGCGATCGCAACGGCGCTCGTTATTCGCTTCGTCTTTACCCGAACGGTTTTCGGTTACGAGCTGCGCGCGGCGGGTGAAGCGCCCGAGGCGGCGCGCCGCAGCGGCATCAACATGCCGCGCATGACCCTCATCGCGCTCACCTTGTCGGGAGCGGTCGCCGGTTTGGGCGGAGCCGCGATCGTCACCGGCGTGCTGCACCGCTTTAATACCTCACTCTCGCCGGGTTACGGCTACACTGCCATTGCGGTCGCGCTGGTGGGCGATCTGAATCCGCTGTGGGTGTGCGTCGCAGCGTTCGGTTTCGGCATCCTGGAGGCCGGCGGCCTTATGATGCAAGCCAATGCGGGCGTTCCGAAAGACGCGATCCGCGTTATCGAAGGCTTGATCATCCTTGTTTTGGCCGCGCGGCGCTACTTCGCGTCGCGCGCGACGGCACCGATATGA
- a CDS encoding ABC transporter permease: protein MSSGISLALTLLFLTLIKSVPIVYAALGGVISERSGVVNIGLEGMMTAGAFSAVVFTNMTGSPIIGLLAGIFFGAFLGFILGFAATFFKVDQIVAGVGINLVALGGAAYGLVLIFNQPGASPQVNQLGSGGVPFLPQVTTGEAAFIVLAVLCAFGLNWFIYRTPWGLRIQACGENPRAVTDAGLDPLRLRLYSVIVSGALAGLGGAFLSICEVNLYSDGMTAGRGFIALAAVIFGRWTPWGATGAAVFFGFFEALQYVLQGRISWLPSDAMQALPYLAALFAIAGLVGRVRAPAADGVPY from the coding sequence ATGAGTTCCGGCATTTCGCTCGCGCTGACCCTTCTGTTCTTGACGCTGATCAAGTCGGTGCCGATCGTGTACGCGGCGCTGGGCGGCGTGATCTCTGAGCGTTCGGGCGTCGTGAACATCGGTTTGGAAGGCATGATGACCGCCGGCGCTTTCAGCGCGGTCGTCTTTACGAATATGACGGGGAGTCCGATCATTGGACTGCTCGCCGGCATCTTCTTCGGGGCTTTCCTCGGCTTCATTTTGGGATTCGCGGCGACGTTCTTTAAAGTCGATCAAATTGTGGCCGGCGTCGGCATCAACTTGGTCGCGTTGGGCGGAGCAGCATACGGCTTGGTGCTGATCTTCAATCAGCCTGGCGCGAGCCCGCAAGTCAACCAACTCGGATCGGGAGGCGTTCCGTTCCTGCCGCAAGTGACGACGGGCGAAGCCGCATTCATCGTGCTCGCCGTACTGTGCGCGTTCGGTTTGAATTGGTTCATCTATCGCACGCCGTGGGGGCTGCGCATTCAAGCATGCGGCGAAAATCCGCGCGCGGTTACCGACGCCGGTTTGGATCCGCTGCGGTTGCGTCTCTATAGCGTGATCGTCAGCGGCGCACTCGCCGGCTTGGGCGGCGCGTTCTTATCGATTTGCGAAGTCAACCTGTATTCCGACGGCATGACCGCGGGACGCGGATTCATCGCGCTGGCGGCTGTGATCTTCGGACGCTGGACTCCGTGGGGCGCGACCGGCGCTGCCGTCTTCTTCGGCTTCTTCGAAGCGCTGCAATACGTGCTGCAAGGTCGTATCAGTTGGCTTCCCAGCGACGCCATGCAGGCGCTTCCATATCTTGCCGCCCTCTTTGCGATAGCGGGTCTCGTAGGTCGCGTGCGCGCGCCCGCGGCAGACGGAGTACCGTACTAA